AGGCGTTTTTATTCCTACAGTAGAGATATATCCTATAGTTTGTCCAGCTTTTATACTTTGTCCTATTGAAATAATTGCTTTGCCATCTTTATCATAGAAATAGAATTTTCCTATGTTGCTTGATTTTATATCTTTTATGCTTTCATCTTTTTCAGGCTCTTGAACAATTTCTTCTTCAATTGTTTCAGTCTGTATCTCTTCAGTCAAATCTTTTTTAATTTTTATTTTAAAATCTTTTTCCTCAAAATTAATTTCAGAAAGTTCTTTTTCACTAAGAATTCTGATTAATTCATCTATTAACTGCTTATCTTTATCCACGGAAACCTCCTGTTTTAGTTTTACTAATTTTACCATACCGTTAAAAATGTATCAAGATTAAATTACATTTGTTATTTAATAACTATACTCCCTTCTCCCATAAGGGTTATTATTTCTTTAATGAAGTCATTTGTAGGTGATACATAAGTTTTTGTTCTTACAACTTTTTTTTCAGTTTCTGTTTTTACAGCAAGACTTACAGGAGCTTCTCCTCTATAAGAGTGAAGAATTCTCTTTAATTTAGGAAGTTTTCCTTTGTCATCATCTTTTACAAGAATATATACAGTGTATCCTTTTTCATACGCAAGAACATCAGCTGAAATAATTTCTCTAGCTATAAGTTTTTTATTTTCTGTACCGTTAAAATAGTCTGTTTGAAGAAAACCAGATATAAAAACAACGTTTCCTTCTAAAAAACTTCCGATATTTTTAGAAAAATCTTTTGGAAAAATAATTCCTGAAATTCTATTGAAATAATCTTCAAGTTCAAAGACTCCCATTATTTCTCCAGATTTTTTAGTAATTATTTTTTTTGTATCTCTTAAAATTCCAAAAATTTTTACAGGTCTATTATCGTCTTCATCTTTTATATCTTGTATCTTATCACTTTTATATGCTTCAAGAATAGCTTTATATTTATCAAGAGGATGAGCACTGAAATAAAAGCCAAGAAATTCTTTTTCTTTTTCAAGTTTTTCATCCATAGAATAGTCTTCTGTTTTCGCAAGAGAAAAACCATTTATACTTGATTTAGCTTCACCAAAAAGATTCATCTGTTGTATTTCGTCTTCTTTAAGTCTTTTTGTTGCAAATTCAAGAGCTTTTCCTAAAGATTCTATTTTTTCTTTTCTATTTCCAGGAACACCATCTAATGCTCCTGAATAAATAAGAGCTTCAACAGCTTTTTTATTCATACCAAATTGTTTTGTTCTAAATATAAAATCATCAAATGTTTTATATTCGCCGTTGTCATCATACTCTTTTTTTATTCCTTCTGCAACTTTTTCTCCAACATTTTTTATAGCAGACAGTGCAAATATAATTCCATTGCTATCAACTTTAAATTTTGATGCAGCATTATTTATATCAGGAAATTTAAGTTTTACTCCATGATTTTTAGCATCTTCAACATAGACAGCAATGTTTTCTATATGACTTATTTCAGAAGACATCAGTGCTGCATAATAATGTTTAGGATACATTTTTTTCAGCCAAGCAGTCCAATATGCAATAAGAGCATATGCAGCTGAGTGGGATTTATTAAACCCATATCCTGCAAATTTATCAATAAGGTCAAAAATTTCTGTAGCTTTTTCTTCAGAATATCCTTTTGCAACAGAACGGGAAATAAATTTTTCTCTATTTTCATCCATGATTTCAGCTTTCTTTTTTCCCATTGCTCTTCTTAAAAGATCAGCTTCTCCAAGGGAATAATCAGCCATAATATTAGCAATTTTCATTACCTGTTCTTGATAAAGGATGACTCCATAAGTTTCTTGAAGAATATTCTTTAAAGATTCATGAGGATATTTTATTTCCTCTCTTCCATTTTTGCAGTTAATAAAGTTATCAACCATACCAGATCCTAGAGGTCCTGGTCTGTAAAGAGCAAGAAGAGCGATGATATCCTCAAATCTTTCTGGTTTAAGTTTAGTAAGGATCCTTCTTATTCCATTAGATTCAAGTTGGAACACACCTAAACTATCTCCTTTTGAAAGCATGTCGTAAACTTCTTTTACATTAAGAGGAATATCATGAAGAATAATTTTTTCTCCTGTATCAGCTTCAATGTAATCAACAGCTCTCTGAATATTCGTAAGATTTCTAAGTCCTAAAAAGTCCATTTTCAAAAGACCTAAGTCTTCAAGTTCTTTCATTTGATATTGTGTAGAAATAACATTATCTTTATCACAGTAAAGAGGAACAGTTTCATTAAGAGGATCTTTTGTTATAACTATTCCAGCAGCATGAATAGAAGTATGTCTTACTTTATTTTCAATTCTTGAGGATATATCTATAACATTTTTAATATCCTTGTCTGTTGTATATAGTTTATTTAGTTCTGGTATGTTTTTTAAAGCTGTATCAATTGAATAATTGAATGGAATAAGTTTAGCAGCTTTATCTATTTTTGAAAGGGGTATATCAAGAACACGCCCTACATCACGAATGGCAGCTCTTGCTTTAAGAGTACCAAAAGTTACAATTTGTGCTACTTTATCCATTCCATATTTTTCTGTAACATAATCAATAAGTTCTTGACGCCTTTCTTGACAAATATCTATATCAATATCAGGCATAGATATTCTTTCAGGATTTAAAAATCTTT
The DNA window shown above is from Fusobacterium perfoetens and carries:
- a CDS encoding acetyl-CoA carboxylase biotin carboxyl carrier protein, coding for MDKDKQLIDELIRILSEKELSEINFEEKDFKIKIKKDLTEEIQTETIEEEIVQEPEKDESIKDIKSSNIGKFYFYDKDGKAIISIGQSIKAGQTIGYISTVGIKTPIKSKIAGTIEDILLKNGEATDYGKILIRVKQLSD
- a CDS encoding DNA polymerase III subunit alpha gives rise to the protein MKDTFTHLHLHTEYSLLDGVGKIDDYLKRAKELGMKSIAITDHGNMFGAIEMYKKAIKNGIKPIIGIEAYISEFEKEKKEGRNFHLILLAKNEKGYKNLMKISSEAYINGFYYKPRIDKEYLKNHNEGIICLSACMQGEISRRILDREPEENIEKSVTSYINIYGKDNFYIEIQGNGIEGQKELNKQLAALAKKNNIKLVATNDTHYVQKGDHTLQDIMICIQTGAKISDEKRMRIETEELYLKSREEMIESLGEEYTEAVDNTTEISSKCNLNIDFGTFKFPYYELPTCTKNIEDLLRRLVYLGLENRYPSGLTEKILERAEYELSVINKMGYAEYFVVVWDFITYAKQKRIPVGPGRGSAAGSLVSYALKITDLDPIKYNLIFERFLNPERISMPDIDIDICQERRQELIDYVTEKYGMDKVAQIVTFGTLKARAAIRDVGRVLDIPLSKIDKAAKLIPFNYSIDTALKNIPELNKLYTTDKDIKNVIDISSRIENKVRHTSIHAAGIVITKDPLNETVPLYCDKDNVISTQYQMKELEDLGLLKMDFLGLRNLTNIQRAVDYIEADTGEKIILHDIPLNVKEVYDMLSKGDSLGVFQLESNGIRRILTKLKPERFEDIIALLALYRPGPLGSGMVDNFINCKNGREEIKYPHESLKNILQETYGVILYQEQVMKIANIMADYSLGEADLLRRAMGKKKAEIMDENREKFISRSVAKGYSEEKATEIFDLIDKFAGYGFNKSHSAAYALIAYWTAWLKKMYPKHYYAALMSSEISHIENIAVYVEDAKNHGVKLKFPDINNAASKFKVDSNGIIFALSAIKNVGEKVAEGIKKEYDDNGEYKTFDDFIFRTKQFGMNKKAVEALIYSGALDGVPGNRKEKIESLGKALEFATKRLKEDEIQQMNLFGEAKSSINGFSLAKTEDYSMDEKLEKEKEFLGFYFSAHPLDKYKAILEAYKSDKIQDIKDEDDNRPVKIFGILRDTKKIITKKSGEIMGVFELEDYFNRISGIIFPKDFSKNIGSFLEGNVVFISGFLQTDYFNGTENKKLIAREIISADVLAYEKGYTVYILVKDDDKGKLPKLKRILHSYRGEAPVSLAVKTETEKKVVRTKTYVSPTNDFIKEIITLMGEGSIVIK